Genomic DNA from Deltaproteobacteria bacterium:
CTCGCTGTTCTTCAAATACAGCGAGGCCTTCTGCACCGTCCTGGTTGCAAAGGACCGCGTCCTCGGCCACAACCCGGCGGGGGCCCTGTATACCTCCGGCACCTATTATGCCCGAATGCTCCGCAAGGGGTTTTAAGGGCGGTAGACGGAATCAGGAGACCGATTCCCAGCTCTCATGCTGCCAGCGCATTGCTGCCGGATAATGATTTTTCTGATCTCCGACTTCTGATCTCTGGCTTTCGGTGCCCGTCGGCCTTGCGCCTAACGCCTTACGCCTTGCGCCTTCCACCACAAACCGCCAAGGCCAGGTATCGCTCCCCTTCGCAAAACATGAGCCGTTTATCTATCATCATTTGAAGGAAGGGCCTGATCCGGTCTTCGCCGAACCGCGGAAATCGGCCGACGATATCGGCCATGGACCGCTGGGTCCCGCAGAAGAGATAGATGGCACGGGAGGTGCCTTTCAAGCGATGGGTCATGGGCGCGTCATCCAGCCGACGCTCCCGAATAATGAGAAAGTCCTTGCCGTCCCTGAAAGAGAGTATCGGCTCACACCCCGGTTCCCGGTGCATGCGGTTATAAAAGGCATGCCATTCCGCCAGTTTTTCCCGGACCGGCGCCCACATCCGGTGTTGATGCCGGACCCCGCCATGGTATCCCTGCATCATAAACCGGAGTTTCCCCCGCACTTCCGCCGGAAACAGATATCGATAATCCGGATGATTTCCCCTGAGGCGGATTCCGTAACGGTCAGGATGACGCCAAAGGAGGCTTCCATAGCCGAGCCAGAGGTCGATCCCTTTCAGGGGCCGGAATGGAAACGCAAAGGAGAGGTGGTGCAGGGTCTCGGACACGTCCCGGGAATCGCTGGAAGGAAACCCGAGAATGAGATTTCCGGTAAGATCCGGAAGGTGAGGGACCTCGCAGTTTTTCATCATTTCCAGATTGTCCATGGCCGTGGTCCCCTTGTGAAATTTTTTGAGGAGGCGGCTGCTCAGGGCCTCAATGCCCACCTGGACCTCCTGCATGCCGGCGGCTGCCATCGCCTCCAGCACGGCCCGGGGCGTCCTGGCCCGGATTTCCGAGAACAACTGGAGGTCCATTCCCAGTCGCTGTATGGCCTGAAAGCGTCTTTCCAGCCTTCTGGCCGGGAGCAGATTATCCATAAAGTATATGGAGAGGACCTGGTGACGGTTGACCAGGGTGTCTATCTCCAGGGCCGTTCTCCCATCGCTTTTTTCCCGATACCCGTGCCACTGAAGATTGAGGTTGCAGAAGGCGCAGCCCCCGCCCCCCTTTGAATCTCCCCCCTTGTTCCACCAGCAGCCCCGCGACATCTCCATCGGAAGTCTGGGCAGAAAGGCCTCTCCGGGGTCTGAAGATTCCAGATCGCGGAAGTAATCGGTATAATCGGGAATGGGGAGCTCATCCAGATCGGGGACCTGCTGAGGGCCATCCCAGGCCGGAAGCACGTCCCTGTGGATAAGACCGGGGATATGCGGAATCTGCGAGGCATCCCCTCGGCGCGCCATCCACGCCGTGAGGTGCAGCAGCGGCAGTTCCCCTTCGCCCTGAATGGCGTAATCAATATCCGGAACGGCTCGAATAAGCGTTTCACCCTGGGCCCCGGCACATGCGGAGCCGCCCACCACGATCGGCAGCCGGGGTGCACGCCGCTTGATTTCCCGGATAAAATAGAGTGAACTGGTCAATTGGGCCAGACAGATGGAAAACCCGGCAAAAAGATAGCTGTCCCATCGGTGTGCGTCTATCATGGCGAGGGAAGCGGCCTCGATCCGGCCGCAAAGGTCTTTGAAGTCCTTGGCTGCCAAACGGGGATCGCCGCGGATCTTCCGGTTCCAGAACCGGCCGATGGTTTCCATCCGGTCCGGGTAGAGGAGTGCGGCGTAGGGGGATTCCGCGATCCACGACCGTTCGGATACGGCCTGGTAGATGGAATAGCCCAGGTCCCGCGCGATCTTCAAATAGACATGACACGCATCTACCCGGATATGAGGAAGGCGTTCATTGAGAAACGCCTTGAGGGCTCCCAATTGAATGGACGGACGGTCAAATAACGGCCAGGGCGTGGACACCAGGGCAATCCGTTCTTTACGGGCCAGTCCCGGGTCAGCCTCATTCACGATCCTGTCTCCCGGGCGAATTGTCCTGTTTTTCCGTATGGTTCATTCGTTGTTTCTCGTGAATATCGACCGGGCACAGGCTCCGGGCATGCAGATAATCCTGAGGAAACCCCTTCCAGCACTCGTCTTCCGGACTCACCTCTGCGCCGGTTGCCCCCATGTTGGTGAATATCAGGACGTCGCCTTCCTGGATGACCGCCGGCGCATCCGGAAAGTCTATCCGGTTTCCCGGTCCCCCTGCCTGACCGATGATGGCCGTCGTTGAATTTGTTTTATTGCTATCGGATCTCGACAAATTGACAATCCCATGATAGATGCCGCGCCTCCCATTATGGATCGGGGATTGCATATCCGCATTGATCCTGATCCAACGTCTTCCCTTCTCTTCGCCGGCCTCGACAACCCGGGTTATGAGGACACCGGCGCGGGCAAGCATTCCATGCGGCAGTTCCAGCCACAGGTTGAATCGGGGATAGGCATGGGCGACGGCATCCAGATACTCGTCTAATCCCGGGACATCCACCCATGCCTGTTCGCGATCCATTTCCTGTTCCATGCCGTTGCCCAGGATGAGGGTCGGTTTATCGGGAAAACGCACCAGTGCCTCGGTGAGGAAGGGGCGCATTTCATCCGGTCCTGACACAGGAGGGGCATCCGGCTTCAGGGAACAATAGAGTCCCCGGATAGAGGTCCCTGTGAACCCGATCTCTCTGTGATGGGCGCCTGCATCCCCGCGAATGAAAAATCTCCTGTCTTGAAAAAGATCCGGCCGCCGTCTGATTGCACTCAGATTGTACACCACCACGTGCACGCCGCAATCAAAGGCCCGCGCAAACTCCCGATCCTGGGCAGCGGCAGGAAAGAACACGATATGCTCGGGATCGAGTCGAGGGAAATCCCTCAAGAGGAGGTCCATCTCATTCCACGAGATGCACCGAAACCCCACGCCCTGCTCAACGGCCTTTCTCAGAATTTTTGGATGGGGATTCGCATGGACAGGATAGAAGAGGCGGTCAACGGCATCGATGGATAACAGATCGAACAGAATCTCATTCAATGTCTCCTCATTGAAGACATAGAGGGGGGATCCCCGGCCGGCCATGGCCAGCAATTCATCCCTGCGGGACTGCCACCATTCAGTTTCCATGATCTCAGGATTTTACATCCTGTCGGACACCGGGTCAATACGGTTCTTGAAAGGGTCACAGGCGCTGAATTTCCCGCTGCAGCGGGAATTCAGGGGGAGTAACGGCGACAGCATTGAAGACCGGATCGCTTGTGGACCCCGCTGCAAAGCCGGACTGACTTAGCCGAAATCCGTGGATCGGGCACTACTTTCAGGTTTCAAATGAAGACCCGAGTGGCACTCTTATAAAAGGGACTTTAAACCAGCAACCGTTCTCCCGGGGCGGCCTTGAACCTTCGACCCTTTGAACCGGTAAACGATTAGTACCTGGTCTTCTGTCATGAAAAACAAGAAAATATGGCCATCCTTCCACTGCGCGCTTAGCCTTTCGTCATTCCGGCATGTTTCTAGCCGGAATCCAGAAATACGACGGACTGGATTCCGGCTAAGGGCATGCCGGAATGACGGGACAGCACCATCCGTTTTGGTTGCGGTTATCCGCTTTAGGGTTTTTCGTTGACCCCTTCATGGTTTAGGTATAGTTTTGCCTGAATCAGGAGGTCCCTGTACAAACATGGGGGCATCCGTCCGCGGCGCTTTTTTTAAAGCTTTAAAGATTTAAGGAGCGATGTGGTTTCTAAAAAGCCAGATAGAATCCATGTGAGCATCAGGGAAGCCCTCGGCCTTCTCATCCCCTATGTCAAGTCCCGGGTCCTGACCCAGGTGAGATCCATCTGGCTGATCATTTTGTATCTGATCTTTTTCCAAAAGTTTGTTCTCGGGATTTCCATCGCCGGTGCATCGGTTATCGCCGGTGGGATGGTGCTGGTCGTCATCGGGCTGACCCTGTTCATGGAAGGGCTCATGCTGGGGCTTATGCCGCTGGGAGAACTGGTGGGGCTCAGGCTCCCCCAGCGTTCCGGGCTCCCGATGGTGTTGGGTTTTGCCCTGGTCCTCGGTTTCCTGGCCACTCTGGCCGAGCCTTCCATTAATGTCCTCCAGACGGCCGGGCTATCCGTCAGACCCTGGGATGCGCCCCTCCTGTTTCTCCTGCTCAATCTGTACGCCCCCTGGCTGGTGTATACCGTAGGCGCAGGGGTAGGGGTTGCCGTCTGCCTGGGAATGATCCGCTTCTACTACAGTTTTTCTCTCAAACCCTTCATCTATATCCTGGTGGGGGCGCTTTGCGCCTTCACGGTGTGGGCCTCCTTTGATCCGAATCTCAGGCACATTGTGGGCCTGGCATGGGATTGCGGCGCGGTGACGACCGGGCCGGTCACCGTGCCCCTGGTGCTGGCCCTGGGGATCGGCATATCCCGGATGTTTGCATCCTCGGAATCGGGGGCCACGGGCTTTGGGGTCGTGACCCTTGCATCCCTCCTTCCGGTGCTGGCGGTATTCATTCTGAGCGTATTCCTGCTCGGGATGGCGCCAGGTCCCGTTTCTGAGAGAGATTTCTTCAAGCCGGAAAACAGGACTCAGGCTGAACGCCTCCTCGGAGGGGAAGGCCGTCTGTTACGGTATGTCTTTGTCCAGGCTAACCCCGAAGGAAGACTTGCCTTTTTTGATAACAATTATGACAAGATGGCGCAGTTTTTCGAGGACCTGTATGAGGATGATGCAAGACGAAAGGCCGTGTTTGGAGATGATCCAGAGGCATTAAAACGCTGGGTCGCCCTCCATGGGACCGAAGGGCAGCAGCGCTTCATTTTCGGGAGTCAGGAGAACCTGGAAAAATATCTTCTAAGTATCCGGGGCTCGGCAGAAGAATTCCAGGCCGAAGAGCTTTTGAGGTACAATACCATCGCCGCAATCAAGGCCATAGGGCTGTTGACCATCCCTCTTTTTGTCGTGCTCTTTTTTATCCTCCGCGACAGGCTGCCCCAGCCCGATGAGATCTTCCTGGGTCTGTTTCTCTGTATCGCAGGGCTTGGCCTCTTCGGTATCGGGATCGAGGTCGGGCTGAACAGACTCGGGACCCAGATCGGCAGCAAACTCCCCTCCTCCTTCAAGGCCATTCAGCTTCCGGAAGAAAGGGAGGCCATCGCTGACTTTGATCCGGCCATGGTCCACACGGCCATCTCTTCGGACGGCCAGAAACATCTGTTCTTCTATGTCAAGAAAGGGAACCGTTACGTCGAAACCCCTTACCATCCTAAGGATTACGATCCTGAAACCGGCCGGTATCACCATATCCCAACCAAAGGGCCCCTTTTCGGGGATCATTACAGTTTTGCAGGGATTGGTCTCGTCCTTTTCTTTGCCTTTGTCATGGGTTACGGCGCAACACTTGCCGAACCCGCCTTGAATGCCCTCGGCCTCACCGTGGAGGCATTGACTGCCGGGGCCTTCAGAAAGTCTCTTTTGATGCAGGCGGTGGCCGTGGGGGTTGGGGGAGGCATTACCTTGGGCGTGGCCAAGATTATCTGGAATATCCCCCTTGCCTGGCTCCTGGTTCCCCCCTATCTCTTGCTGCTGCTGTTGACCCGATGGTCCACAGAGGAGTACGTAAACATTGCCTGGGACAGCGCCGGGGTCACGACAGGACCTATCACCGTGCCCCTTGTCCTCACCATGGGGCTAGGGATAAGCACCCAGGTAGGGGTGGTGGAGGGATTCGGGATTCTGGCTGCCGCCTCTGCCTGTCCCATCCTCAGCGTGCTTGGCCTGGGCCTCTATGCAGCGAAAAAGAGAGAGGCTGCATTGAGGGAGTCCATCGCTGTCGCACCGACTGGAGAAAGCCGGATATGATGGAGACAAGAAAGGCCTTTCGCATCACCGCATTCCTTCCCAGGAGCTTTTCAAAAGAGGTACTGAATGCCTTGCGTGACATGGGGGTCCACGATCTCTGCACGGCGGCGGCCCGGTCCCTGGTGATTAAAGCCAAGAAGGGGATTTCGTTGCTCCTGCCGGGAAAGGATCTGATCGCGGATCCGATGGACCTGGTCGTATTTCTGGGGGGAGAGACCATGGAGACTGCTCTCTTCAACCTTGTAGTAGAGAAGGGGCATCTGGCCATTCCGGGAATGGGGACTGTCACCAGTGAAGAGATTGAAGTCCCTTCGGGGGAGGTCCTCTACAATGAAGAAAGTGTTCAACCCTTTGATGCAACGCCGATCCCTATCCATCCCCATGCAGTCACCGGGATCTGCTGCATCGTGCAGAGAGGCCAGGGAGAGGGTGTTGCCAGGATCGCTCTGGATACGGGGACCTGCGTCCCTGCGATCAATTTCGGGATCGGTACAGGGGTCCGCGACAAGATGGGACTCCTGCGCATCACCATTCCGGCTGAAAAGGAAATCATCCATGTCTTCACTTCGGTGGATGAAGTCCACGGCCTTTTGACCATGATGGCCGAGGCCGGAAACCTGGAACAGCCGGGCAAAGGGTTCATTCACACCTATCCTGTAAAAAAGGCCGTGGTCAACATGAAGGTCATCAGGGGAGGTCAACAGCGTGCGGCCAGCATCGAGCAGGTGGTTGCCGCGATCGATCACATGAAAGGAGGGGCCGAATGGCGGCGCCGGGCCACGGGAATAGAAAGGCCGACCGGAAGGCAGCAGAGATTCCTTTTAAGGCTTATAGAGATCAACCTTCTGTGCGACGGGGGGACCGGGCCGGGGCTGGTGAAGGCCGCCATGGGGGCCGGCGCGGGGGGGAGCACCACTCAGAGCTTCAGGCATGTCCGCCCATCGGATTCACCCCTGGAAACAATCAGCCCGGTGCGTGAGCTTTGCAGCCTCATTGTCCCGGAAGACCGGCTGGATCCCATTGTGGACGCCCTCAAAGAAGCCGGCGCCTTTACGGACCGCTGCCACGGCCAGATCCACTTTCGCCGGGTCCCCAAGGCGGTGACCTATATGGTCAAGTGAACCCTTTTCAGGCAGGACTTCCTTCATTTTCGGTACAACCGGCAGCAAAGACCAGAGCTCAACGGTCGGAAGTC
This window encodes:
- a CDS encoding RiPP maturation radical SAM C-methyltransferase, giving the protein MNEADPGLARKERIALVSTPWPLFDRPSIQLGALKAFLNERLPHIRVDACHVYLKIARDLGYSIYQAVSERSWIAESPYAALLYPDRMETIGRFWNRKIRGDPRLAAKDFKDLCGRIEAASLAMIDAHRWDSYLFAGFSICLAQLTSSLYFIREIKRRAPRLPIVVGGSACAGAQGETLIRAVPDIDYAIQGEGELPLLHLTAWMARRGDASQIPHIPGLIHRDVLPAWDGPQQVPDLDELPIPDYTDYFRDLESSDPGEAFLPRLPMEMSRGCWWNKGGDSKGGGGCAFCNLNLQWHGYREKSDGRTALEIDTLVNRHQVLSIYFMDNLLPARRLERRFQAIQRLGMDLQLFSEIRARTPRAVLEAMAAAGMQEVQVGIEALSSRLLKKFHKGTTAMDNLEMMKNCEVPHLPDLTGNLILGFPSSDSRDVSETLHHLSFAFPFRPLKGIDLWLGYGSLLWRHPDRYGIRLRGNHPDYRYLFPAEVRGKLRFMMQGYHGGVRHQHRMWAPVREKLAEWHAFYNRMHREPGCEPILSFRDGKDFLIIRERRLDDAPMTHRLKGTSRAIYLFCGTQRSMADIVGRFPRFGEDRIRPFLQMMIDKRLMFCEGERYLALAVCGGRRKA
- a CDS encoding DUF1538 domain-containing protein, whose product is MSIREALGLLIPYVKSRVLTQVRSIWLIILYLIFFQKFVLGISIAGASVIAGGMVLVVIGLTLFMEGLMLGLMPLGELVGLRLPQRSGLPMVLGFALVLGFLATLAEPSINVLQTAGLSVRPWDAPLLFLLLNLYAPWLVYTVGAGVGVAVCLGMIRFYYSFSLKPFIYILVGALCAFTVWASFDPNLRHIVGLAWDCGAVTTGPVTVPLVLALGIGISRMFASSESGATGFGVVTLASLLPVLAVFILSVFLLGMAPGPVSERDFFKPENRTQAERLLGGEGRLLRYVFVQANPEGRLAFFDNNYDKMAQFFEDLYEDDARRKAVFGDDPEALKRWVALHGTEGQQRFIFGSQENLEKYLLSIRGSAEEFQAEELLRYNTIAAIKAIGLLTIPLFVVLFFILRDRLPQPDEIFLGLFLCIAGLGLFGIGIEVGLNRLGTQIGSKLPSSFKAIQLPEEREAIADFDPAMVHTAISSDGQKHLFFYVKKGNRYVETPYHPKDYDPETGRYHHIPTKGPLFGDHYSFAGIGLVLFFAFVMGYGATLAEPALNALGLTVEALTAGAFRKSLLMQAVAVGVGGGITLGVAKIIWNIPLAWLLVPPYLLLLLLTRWSTEEYVNIAWDSAGVTTGPITVPLVLTMGLGISTQVGVVEGFGILAAASACPILSVLGLGLYAAKKREAALRESIAVAPTGESRI